A region of Candidatus Polarisedimenticolia bacterium DNA encodes the following proteins:
- a CDS encoding GNAT family N-acetyltransferase, producing MTSSTFRIVPATAKDASLVLQLVRELAEYERSPGEVAATEEGIREALTGEHPAAEALIAYAGEEAAGFALFFLNFSTWSGRRGLYLEDLFVKAEYRGRGLGRILLGRLARIARGRRCARMEWAVLDWNKDAIGFYEKLGAQAQNAWTVFRLSGEALERLASEKLDGEPGDSSRRPPLR from the coding sequence ATGACCTCCTCCACATTCCGCATCGTTCCCGCCACCGCGAAGGACGCTTCGCTCGTTCTGCAGCTCGTCCGGGAGCTGGCCGAATACGAGCGCTCTCCGGGAGAGGTCGCGGCGACCGAAGAGGGAATCCGTGAAGCCCTCACCGGAGAGCATCCCGCCGCCGAGGCCTTGATCGCCTATGCGGGCGAGGAAGCGGCCGGCTTCGCCCTCTTCTTCCTGAACTTCTCGACCTGGTCGGGGCGGCGGGGACTCTATCTGGAAGACCTGTTCGTCAAAGCGGAGTATCGAGGCCGGGGGCTCGGTCGGATCCTACTGGGACGTCTCGCCCGGATCGCGCGCGGGCGGCGGTGCGCCCGGATGGAATGGGCGGTCCTGGACTGGAACAAGGATGCGATCGGCTTCTACGAGAAGCTGGGAGCGCAGGCCCAGAACGCCTGGACCGTGTTCCGGCTTTCCGGCGAAGCGCTGGAGCGGCTCGCCTCCGAAAAGCTTGATGGCGAGCCCGGCGACTCGTCGCGCCGGCCGCCGCTTCGATGA